The following coding sequences lie in one uncultured Mailhella sp. genomic window:
- a CDS encoding class I SAM-dependent methyltransferase has product MEQFTPFDRLFQSCGRIWHIRRADMDKLWAAMDQQEGEEAHLPYWNEIWPSSLALAGWLAEMQDDIRGKNCLDMGCGLGFTALLGRWLGANVTGMDYEPQALEYARINAVLNQIEGVRFEVMDWREPTFPPESFDRIWAGDVMYEKDFADPICAFLSAMLKSGGRAWISEPGRDVFHHLLDALPAHHLRFKRICSLPVSPLTEQEVPVPVTIWEIAK; this is encoded by the coding sequence ATGGAACAGTTCACGCCCTTTGACCGGTTATTCCAGTCCTGCGGCAGGATATGGCACATCCGCCGCGCCGACATGGACAAGCTCTGGGCCGCCATGGACCAGCAGGAAGGCGAAGAAGCCCACCTGCCCTACTGGAATGAAATATGGCCTTCTTCCCTGGCGCTTGCCGGATGGCTCGCGGAAATGCAGGACGACATACGCGGCAAAAACTGCCTCGACATGGGCTGCGGCCTGGGATTTACGGCGCTGCTCGGACGCTGGCTCGGCGCGAACGTCACCGGCATGGACTATGAGCCGCAGGCGCTGGAATACGCCAGGATCAACGCCGTGCTCAATCAGATCGAAGGCGTGCGCTTCGAGGTCATGGACTGGAGGGAACCGACCTTCCCGCCCGAGAGCTTCGACCGCATCTGGGCCGGAGACGTCATGTATGAAAAGGACTTCGCCGATCCCATTTGCGCTTTTCTTTCCGCCATGCTGAAGAGCGGCGGCCGCGCATGGATATCCGAACCCGGCCGGGACGTGTTCCATCATCTTCTCGACGCGCTGCCTGCGCATCATCTGCGTTTCAAGCGCATCTGCTCCCTTCCCGTTTCGCCGCTCACCGAACAGGAAGTGCCCGTGCCCGTCACCATCTGGGAAATCGCGAAGTAA
- the gyrB gene encoding DNA topoisomerase (ATP-hydrolyzing) subunit B — MTQENLRSGKNSYDASAITVLEGLAAVRKRPAMYIGSTDSRGLHHLVYEVVDNSIDEAMAGYCNKIEVILHVDNSVTVRDNGRGIPVDIHPKLRIPAVQVVMTKLHAGGKFDNNAYKVSGGLHGVGVSCVNALSSWLEVIVRRDGKRWRQRYERGVPVTKVEPLGDAEGHGTTVHFLPDEEIFETTVYSFDILKKRFEELAYLNKGLTIICNDERTNETHTYHAEGGLEQFVKDLNSNETGLHPIISGEGVQDNVTVDFALQYNSGFNEKTLTFANNIRTHEGGTHLAGFKTALTRAINNYVKSQPDLQKKLKGDSLSGDDVREGLTAIISVKLPQPQFEGQTKTKLGNSEVVGIVNGVVYNALDVYFQEHPKDIRVIIEKATEASRAREAARRARELVRRKGALSDNSLPGKLADCQSKDPSECEVFIVEGDSAGGSAKQGRNPMTQAILPLRGKILNVERARFDRMLASEEIKNMITAMGVGIGDNMDYSKLRYHKIIIMTDADVDGAHICTLMLTFFFRYYPKLIEEGHIYIAQPPLYGIKKGSNTIKFLKDDNELDEFLLQRLADGVSVTTADGRTYRGSELIGLLKDIDDLEKSMTEAENSAISRELFLSFLRFSEELKPAMAENGLPENFRAWMEEQGYAAKLEVEQLEDDERSFLVFENRSGHRTRLAVEFFHSRMYRHARQVWTKLEKACGAFPVTLSSSESSREVKDYFELRESAYAEARKGFNIQRYKGLGEMNPEQLEMTTMNPEKRALLQVSIEDAQAASDTIEELMGDRADLRRDFIIRNALSMEDLDI; from the coding sequence ATGACCCAGGAAAATCTCCGGTCCGGCAAGAACTCTTACGACGCGTCCGCCATCACGGTTCTGGAAGGTCTGGCCGCGGTCCGCAAGCGCCCGGCCATGTATATAGGCAGCACGGACAGCCGTGGTCTTCATCACCTCGTGTACGAAGTGGTGGACAACTCCATCGACGAAGCCATGGCCGGCTACTGCAACAAGATAGAGGTCATCCTGCACGTGGACAACAGCGTCACCGTGCGCGACAACGGCCGCGGCATTCCCGTGGACATTCATCCCAAGCTGCGCATTCCCGCCGTTCAGGTGGTCATGACCAAGCTGCACGCGGGCGGCAAGTTCGACAACAACGCCTACAAGGTGTCCGGCGGTCTGCACGGCGTGGGCGTCTCCTGCGTGAACGCGCTGTCGAGCTGGCTGGAAGTCATCGTCCGCCGCGACGGCAAGCGCTGGCGTCAGCGCTACGAGCGCGGCGTGCCCGTCACCAAGGTGGAGCCCCTGGGCGACGCCGAGGGGCACGGCACCACCGTGCATTTTCTGCCCGACGAAGAAATTTTCGAGACCACCGTCTATTCCTTCGACATCCTGAAGAAGCGCTTCGAGGAACTGGCCTATCTCAACAAGGGCCTGACCATCATCTGCAACGACGAGCGCACCAACGAAACCCACACCTATCACGCCGAAGGCGGCCTTGAGCAGTTCGTGAAGGATCTGAACAGCAACGAGACCGGCCTGCATCCCATCATCAGCGGCGAAGGCGTGCAGGACAACGTGACGGTGGACTTCGCCCTGCAATACAATTCCGGCTTCAACGAAAAGACGCTCACGTTTGCGAACAACATCCGCACGCACGAGGGCGGCACGCATCTGGCCGGCTTCAAGACCGCGCTCACCCGCGCCATCAACAACTACGTGAAGAGTCAGCCCGACCTTCAGAAGAAGCTCAAGGGCGACAGCCTTTCCGGCGACGACGTGCGCGAAGGCCTGACGGCCATCATCAGCGTGAAGCTCCCCCAGCCGCAGTTTGAAGGTCAGACCAAGACCAAGCTCGGCAACAGCGAAGTGGTGGGCATCGTGAACGGCGTGGTGTACAACGCGCTCGACGTGTATTTCCAGGAGCATCCCAAGGACATCCGCGTCATCATCGAAAAGGCCACCGAAGCCTCCCGCGCCCGCGAAGCCGCGCGTCGCGCCCGTGAACTCGTGCGCCGCAAGGGCGCGCTTTCCGACAATTCCCTGCCCGGCAAGCTCGCCGACTGCCAGAGCAAGGATCCTTCGGAATGCGAAGTGTTCATCGTGGAAGGCGATTCCGCAGGCGGTTCCGCCAAGCAGGGCCGCAACCCCATGACGCAGGCCATTCTGCCGCTGCGCGGCAAGATCCTGAACGTGGAGCGCGCCCGCTTCGACCGCATGCTCGCCAGCGAAGAAATCAAGAACATGATCACGGCCATGGGCGTGGGCATCGGCGACAACATGGACTATTCCAAGCTGCGCTATCACAAGATCATCATCATGACCGACGCCGACGTGGACGGCGCGCACATCTGCACGCTCATGCTCACCTTCTTCTTCCGCTACTATCCCAAGCTCATCGAGGAAGGGCACATCTACATCGCCCAGCCTCCGCTCTACGGCATCAAGAAGGGCAGCAACACCATCAAGTTCCTGAAGGACGACAACGAGCTCGACGAATTTCTGCTCCAGCGCCTGGCCGACGGCGTGTCCGTGACCACCGCCGACGGCAGAACCTACCGGGGGAGCGAGCTCATCGGTCTGCTCAAGGACATCGACGACCTTGAAAAGTCCATGACCGAAGCGGAAAATTCCGCCATTTCGCGCGAGCTTTTTCTCTCATTCCTCCGCTTCAGCGAGGAACTCAAGCCCGCCATGGCCGAAAACGGTCTGCCCGAAAACTTCCGCGCCTGGATGGAAGAACAGGGCTATGCGGCGAAGCTGGAAGTGGAACAGCTCGAAGACGACGAACGTTCCTTCCTGGTGTTTGAGAACCGAAGCGGCCATCGCACGCGCCTTGCCGTGGAATTCTTCCACTCGCGCATGTACCGGCACGCCCGCCAGGTCTGGACGAAGCTTGAAAAGGCCTGCGGAGCCTTCCCCGTGACGCTTTCGAGCTCCGAATCCAGCCGCGAGGTCAAGGACTACTTTGAACTGCGCGAATCCGCCTACGCCGAGGCGCGCAAGGGCTTCAACATCCAGCGCTACAAAGGTCTCGGCGAAATGAATCCCGAACAGCTGGAAATGACCACCATGAACCCCGAAAAGAGAGCGCTTCTGCAGGTCAGCATTGAAGACGCCCAGGCCGCGTCCGACACCATTGAGGAACTCATGGGCGACCGCGCCGATCTGCGCCGCGACTTCATCATCCGCAACGCGCTTTCCATGGAAGATCTCGATATCTGA
- a CDS encoding 3-phosphoshikimate 1-carboxyvinyltransferase gives MDNRGEDRKDFARRSFRKNDGERGEGRRQEHSENFRPRRFERGDDERREGRRDFKKDGYRMRSDRGVSRGRELGALMDLDNDILHLVMRRAQMLARLRRGGRLAPETEKTLRTAWESKAARLARDNRLSRDLFVLLQTIEPLTRMEEEQGFYNLAPNGEAVDIQIPAPSDTVAARCWLAVAAAAGQVTRVSRVPLTDAVVSGVKALNQIGGQLWWEENGDVQSRGGNGLARNMDKVVHIGDDAFNLWLVVALCLGMPARLKLTGDSSLRFLDLAPLRHFLPQLGVRLTNVIPSQDGLPVRMECSGLIPRQIRLADDLPEDFVAALVLASAFWDTSCRLTLPEHEPRLLPLVLDVLSGCGMKVEKNGRDILVERGDLSVPAEPVVPMDASVASVVLMFPGFNGGRAVLEGVWGKSEAASLVEKILRGAGLNVKYGANRVECSGKERETSAPAPEVMRDVLERCPELLPLCVVIMAAAAHEGAKVSLPELSEENRHLVTAFLSRCGVEEKDGVLVPVEETVPGSWVAPSAQWAMAYALGAFLKPNLHLSNPGVMTGLFPAFWNMYNTLPHPELKRKVEQEPEDAKPARRRVIAHGVYGELPPETASGDDF, from the coding sequence ATGGATAATAGGGGCGAGGATAGAAAGGATTTCGCCAGGCGTTCCTTCAGAAAAAATGACGGCGAACGCGGCGAAGGCCGGCGTCAGGAACATTCGGAAAATTTCCGCCCGCGTCGATTTGAACGCGGCGACGACGAGCGCCGCGAAGGGCGCAGAGACTTCAAGAAGGACGGCTACCGCATGCGCTCGGACCGCGGCGTGTCCCGCGGCCGTGAACTCGGCGCGCTCATGGATCTGGACAACGACATTCTGCATCTTGTGATGCGCCGCGCCCAGATGCTCGCCCGCCTGCGCCGCGGCGGACGCCTCGCTCCCGAGACGGAAAAGACCCTGCGCACCGCGTGGGAAAGCAAGGCCGCGCGTCTTGCCCGCGACAATCGTCTCTCCCGCGATCTTTTCGTGCTGCTCCAGACCATCGAGCCCCTGACCCGCATGGAAGAGGAACAGGGCTTCTACAATCTCGCTCCCAACGGCGAGGCCGTGGACATTCAGATTCCCGCGCCTTCCGACACCGTGGCCGCCCGCTGCTGGCTGGCCGTGGCCGCCGCCGCCGGACAGGTGACCCGCGTTTCCCGCGTGCCGCTGACCGACGCCGTGGTGAGCGGCGTGAAGGCGCTCAATCAGATAGGCGGTCAGCTCTGGTGGGAAGAGAACGGCGACGTGCAGAGCCGCGGCGGCAACGGCCTTGCCCGCAACATGGACAAGGTGGTTCACATCGGCGACGACGCCTTCAACCTCTGGCTTGTCGTGGCGCTTTGCCTGGGCATGCCCGCGCGTCTCAAGCTCACCGGCGACAGCTCCCTGCGCTTCCTCGATCTTGCGCCGCTGCGCCACTTCCTGCCGCAGCTCGGCGTGCGTCTGACCAACGTCATTCCCTCGCAGGACGGTCTGCCCGTGCGCATGGAGTGCTCCGGTCTCATTCCCCGTCAGATCCGTCTGGCCGACGATCTGCCCGAAGACTTCGTGGCCGCGCTCGTGCTGGCGTCCGCGTTCTGGGACACGAGCTGCCGCCTGACGCTTCCCGAACATGAACCCCGTCTGCTGCCGCTGGTGCTGGACGTGCTTTCCGGCTGCGGCATGAAGGTGGAAAAGAACGGCCGCGACATTCTTGTGGAGCGCGGCGATCTTTCCGTTCCCGCCGAGCCCGTGGTGCCCATGGACGCTTCCGTGGCTTCCGTGGTGCTCATGTTCCCCGGCTTCAACGGCGGTCGCGCCGTGCTCGAAGGCGTGTGGGGCAAGAGCGAGGCCGCTTCGCTCGTGGAAAAGATTCTGCGCGGCGCGGGCCTCAACGTGAAGTACGGCGCGAACAGGGTGGAATGCTCCGGCAAGGAGCGCGAAACCTCCGCTCCCGCGCCCGAGGTGATGCGCGACGTTTTGGAACGCTGCCCCGAACTGCTGCCGCTTTGCGTCGTCATCATGGCGGCCGCGGCGCACGAAGGCGCGAAGGTCTCCCTGCCCGAGCTTTCCGAAGAGAATCGTCATCTTGTCACGGCCTTCCTTTCCCGCTGCGGCGTGGAGGAGAAGGACGGCGTTCTCGTTCCGGTGGAAGAAACCGTGCCCGGCTCGTGGGTGGCTCCTTCCGCGCAGTGGGCCATGGCCTATGCTCTGGGCGCGTTCCTGAAGCCCAATCTGCACCTGTCCAATCCCGGCGTGATGACCGGTCTTTTCCCGGCCTTCTGGAACATGTACAACACCCTTCCTCATCCTGAACTGAAACGCAAAGTCGAGCAGGAGCCTGAAGATGCCAAACCCGCGCGCAGAAGAGTCATCGCCCATGGAGTCTATGGAGAGCTTCCTCCGGAAACCGCTTCCGGAGACGATTTCTGA
- the dnaN gene encoding DNA polymerase III subunit beta, translating into MYLTVKKEQIIEGLQKAASIIPSKAGAAYLRSIWLQAVKTPEGDRLTIMSTDVNIEFTGTYPAEIKEEGTAGVNGRAFVELLRRLPGGDISLRLDEESHILSVEQGRRSYKLPTVDPVWFQPLPPFPEEGAVLWSGDFFQDIIDRVAFCISDDDSAEGLACLYLKAGDAGKVDVCGLNGHQFAMVRFINDALANLLPENGLLIQKKYVNELRKWLGSDEVMLNISERRFHIRTGSGSETLSIPRSANFSYPDHLSFLARLDGDNTSQLDVDRRETLNALDRLLIFNNDSDRCTYFRFSPQEVELSAQGQETGSATEHLEGTFKGDLELIAFPTRSLMDILGHFQSASLHYVFTGAEGPCGITGSEDAEYTVILMPMKIAESSYYTEEE; encoded by the coding sequence ATGTATTTAACCGTAAAAAAGGAACAAATCATTGAAGGCCTGCAGAAGGCGGCGTCCATCATTCCCAGCAAGGCGGGAGCCGCGTATCTGCGTTCGATCTGGCTTCAGGCCGTGAAGACTCCCGAAGGAGACCGGCTCACCATCATGTCCACGGATGTGAACATCGAGTTCACCGGCACGTATCCTGCGGAGATCAAGGAAGAAGGAACGGCGGGCGTGAACGGCCGCGCCTTCGTGGAACTTCTGCGTCGTCTGCCCGGAGGCGACATCAGCCTTCGTCTTGACGAGGAATCGCACATTCTTTCCGTGGAGCAGGGACGCCGTTCCTACAAGCTGCCCACCGTGGATCCGGTATGGTTCCAGCCTCTGCCTCCCTTCCCCGAAGAAGGCGCTGTGCTCTGGTCCGGCGACTTCTTCCAGGACATCATCGACAGGGTGGCCTTCTGCATCAGCGACGACGACAGCGCCGAAGGCCTGGCCTGTCTGTACCTCAAGGCCGGAGACGCCGGAAAGGTGGACGTGTGCGGCCTGAACGGTCATCAGTTCGCCATGGTGCGCTTCATCAACGACGCGCTTGCGAATCTGCTTCCTGAAAACGGCCTGCTCATCCAGAAGAAATACGTCAACGAACTGCGCAAGTGGCTCGGCAGCGACGAAGTCATGCTGAACATCAGCGAACGCCGTTTCCACATCCGCACCGGTTCCGGCAGCGAAACGCTGAGCATTCCCCGCAGCGCCAACTTCAGCTATCCCGATCATCTGAGCTTCCTTGCCAGACTCGACGGCGACAACACCTCGCAGCTCGACGTGGATCGTCGCGAAACGCTGAACGCCCTTGACCGTCTGCTCATCTTCAACAACGACAGCGACCGCTGCACCTATTTCCGCTTCTCCCCGCAGGAAGTGGAACTTTCCGCTCAGGGGCAGGAAACCGGTTCCGCCACCGAACATCTGGAAGGAACCTTCAAGGGCGATCTGGAACTCATCGCCTTCCCCACGCGCAGCCTCATGGACATTCTCGGACACTTCCAGTCCGCAAGCCTGCACTACGTGTTCACCGGAGCCGAAGGCCCCTGCGGCATCACCGGTTCCGAAGACGCGGAATACACCGTCATTCTCATGCCCATGAAGATTGCCGAATCCTCCTATTATACGGAAGAGGAATAG
- the queA gene encoding tRNA preQ1(34) S-adenosylmethionine ribosyltransferase-isomerase QueA produces the protein MNESDFQLSSYNYDLPEERIAQYPPEKRGASRLMVLDRASGKNIHSTFSHLGDFLPEGALLVANNSCVVPARLFGHRPTGGKVELLLLTPPPLLKACASLGADGWNHAQAEVLLRPSRSIHVGDRLVFGDDIAVEVLRKKEFGQHDVTLFWKGDLVECMRRIGKLPLPPYIKREQSSEDMARYQTVYADREKSGSVAAPTAGLHFTDALREELRQRGFGWAEVTLHVGYGTFSPVREQDIREHPMHSEYVEVSPETAAVIREAKASGRPVVAVGTTSCRTMEGCAAQNGGVIPEGGWHGWTNIFIYPGFRFQVVDHLITNFHLPESSLIMLVAALCGRERILSAYAEAVKEKYRFFSYGDAMFVR, from the coding sequence ATGAACGAATCCGACTTTCAGCTGTCGAGCTACAACTATGATCTTCCCGAGGAGCGCATAGCCCAGTATCCTCCCGAAAAGCGCGGTGCGTCGCGCCTCATGGTGCTGGATCGGGCGAGCGGAAAAAACATTCATTCCACGTTTTCTCATCTGGGCGATTTTCTTCCCGAGGGCGCGCTGCTTGTGGCCAACAATTCCTGCGTGGTGCCCGCGCGTCTGTTCGGGCATCGTCCCACGGGCGGCAAGGTGGAACTTCTGCTGCTCACGCCGCCTCCGCTGCTCAAGGCCTGCGCCTCGCTTGGAGCCGACGGCTGGAATCACGCGCAGGCCGAGGTGCTCTTGCGCCCCTCCCGCAGCATTCACGTGGGCGACCGCCTCGTGTTCGGCGACGACATCGCCGTCGAAGTGCTCAGGAAAAAGGAATTCGGTCAGCACGACGTGACGCTGTTCTGGAAGGGCGATCTTGTGGAATGCATGCGGCGCATAGGCAAGCTGCCGCTGCCGCCGTACATCAAGCGCGAGCAGAGCAGCGAGGACATGGCCCGCTATCAGACCGTGTACGCCGATAGAGAAAAGTCCGGCAGTGTGGCCGCGCCCACGGCGGGACTTCACTTCACCGACGCTCTTCGCGAAGAGCTGCGTCAGCGCGGATTCGGCTGGGCGGAAGTGACGCTGCACGTGGGCTACGGCACGTTCAGCCCCGTGCGCGAGCAGGACATCCGCGAGCATCCCATGCACAGCGAGTATGTGGAAGTGTCGCCGGAAACGGCGGCAGTCATCCGCGAGGCGAAAGCTTCCGGGCGTCCCGTGGTGGCCGTGGGCACCACGTCGTGCCGCACCATGGAAGGCTGCGCCGCGCAGAACGGCGGCGTCATTCCCGAAGGCGGCTGGCACGGCTGGACCAATATCTTCATTTATCCGGGCTTCCGCTTTCAGGTGGTGGATCATCTCATCACCAATTTCCACCTGCCCGAATCGTCGCTCATCATGCTGGTGGCCGCGCTCTGCGGCAGAGAGCGCATTCTTTCCGCCTATGCCGAGGCCGTGAAGGAAAAGTACCGCTTCTTCTCCTACGGCGACGCCATGTTCGTTCGCTGA
- a CDS encoding helix-turn-helix domain-containing protein, translated as MKVLSSFPRAADGIEDSAGEGSPALSGVSPADGALVRSLLRRRLGGGTPDWFSPLGFSLEDGENKVLTVSMPHELFFRWYDKRGRADLEKAARSLLGSRTALRYEWPQGSPAAHSPLAGPASTSPLPSAGFDDFLVSGRNRDALRLFRAALRQAPRTMLLRGASGTGKSHLACAAFQFLNERFHGRAVFLSGSELLARARRCPDFLLRLAHGLDAVVIDDLQFLESSSSAQRELSALLDSLNERVFFLGTMSQECSLMPELHDRLCSHLALHLSEPDLDVRMRFAQMFMERSKLPEHRPTAFLLARRCLRLRHIQGILEHVRMRYEQDGRMPSSGELERILEHFAPAAPADVDSILAAVASNYGCTSAQLRENTRNKELSQPRQIAMYLCRSLLGESYPSLGLIFGGKDHSTIMYAVKKIEKLKVTNKDVHMLITKLTKQCANSVSEAPQRL; from the coding sequence ATGAAAGTTCTTTCCAGCTTTCCCCGGGCCGCCGACGGGATTGAAGATTCCGCAGGAGAAGGCTCCCCCGCTCTTTCCGGGGTTTCTCCTGCCGACGGCGCACTGGTGCGAAGCCTGCTTCGCCGTCGTCTGGGCGGCGGCACGCCGGACTGGTTCTCCCCTCTCGGTTTCAGTCTGGAAGACGGCGAGAACAAAGTGCTCACCGTGTCCATGCCCCACGAGCTTTTTTTCCGCTGGTACGACAAGCGCGGACGCGCGGATCTGGAAAAGGCCGCGCGCAGTCTGCTCGGCAGCCGCACGGCCCTGCGATACGAATGGCCGCAGGGATCTCCCGCCGCCCATTCTCCCCTCGCCGGCCCCGCCTCGACCTCTCCCCTGCCCTCCGCCGGCTTCGACGACTTTCTCGTCAGCGGCCGCAACCGCGACGCCCTGCGCCTCTTTCGCGCCGCCCTGCGGCAGGCTCCCCGCACCATGCTCCTGCGCGGCGCTTCCGGCACGGGCAAAAGTCACCTGGCCTGCGCCGCCTTCCAATTTCTGAACGAACGATTCCACGGGCGGGCCGTCTTTCTTTCCGGCAGCGAGCTGCTCGCCCGCGCCCGCCGATGCCCGGATTTTCTTCTGAGGCTCGCGCACGGTCTCGACGCCGTGGTCATCGACGATCTGCAGTTTCTCGAAAGCTCGTCCTCCGCGCAGAGAGAACTCTCCGCCCTGCTGGACAGCCTGAACGAACGCGTCTTCTTTCTGGGCACCATGTCGCAGGAATGTTCCCTCATGCCGGAGCTGCACGACCGCCTCTGTTCCCATCTCGCCCTGCATCTTTCCGAACCGGATCTCGACGTGCGCATGCGTTTTGCACAAATGTTCATGGAACGCTCCAAGCTCCCCGAACACCGGCCCACGGCCTTCCTGCTCGCGCGGCGCTGCCTGCGGCTGCGCCACATTCAGGGCATTTTGGAACATGTACGCATGCGTTACGAACAGGACGGCAGAATGCCCTCTTCCGGAGAGCTGGAACGCATTCTCGAACATTTCGCTCCGGCCGCGCCCGCAGACGTGGATTCCATACTCGCGGCCGTGGCCTCGAACTACGGCTGCACCTCGGCGCAACTGCGCGAAAACACAAGAAACAAGGAACTTTCCCAGCCTCGGCAGATAGCCATGTACCTCTGCCGCAGCCTGCTCGGCGAATCCTATCCCTCGCTGGGACTCATCTTCGGCGGCAAGGATCACAGCACTATCATGTATGCTGTGAAAAAGATTGAAAAACTCAAAGTTACGAACAAAGATGTGCACATGCTGATCACAAAGCTGACGAAACAGTGCGCAAACAGCGTTTCAGAGGCCCCGCAGAGGCTCTGA
- a CDS encoding M23 family metallopeptidase, with protein sequence MIKKYQIFRTLSARVLCCVLIGSAVAAGAWLFSREREIPGYLMSVNGAELLPQAVKPHDFSLGADVPALDETRLATLGSGLSWMRDFWSEGGLSSGEDAEAAPRYDDSLSAFLSSRGDMCIPNYSEAVPWEEDSRYMVEDSGCGTQMFRSAVRSGDNAGSLFLRWLDNNETDQAVKAASSVYSLTKIMPGHLFSVERDKESGQVSRFFYDIDEESRLVIERAENGFSARVDVFEFDTKLVKVSGVIRSSLFEAMADAGESANLAVRLADVFSHQINFVNEVQEGDTFELVVEKKYLGDDFRRYGDIVAARFVNDGETFEAFRFVDEKGRARYYAADGSSLETEFLKAPLNFTRVSSGYTMHRRHPIFGKVRPHQGVDYAAPRGTPVKALGAGKVTFKGWKGGYGNTLVIRHSGGIETQYAHLSRFASSLKVGQKVDQGEVVAFVGATGTATGPHLDFRVMKNGKFVHPDSLSGARSEPVSRASRKSFLQTVASARSLLDSNAAVAEK encoded by the coding sequence ATGATAAAAAAATATCAAATATTCCGCACGCTGTCTGCGCGCGTGCTTTGTTGTGTCCTTATCGGATCGGCCGTGGCCGCCGGCGCATGGCTGTTTTCCCGGGAGCGCGAAATTCCGGGCTATCTGATGTCCGTCAACGGCGCGGAGCTGCTGCCGCAGGCCGTGAAGCCGCATGATTTTTCCCTCGGCGCGGACGTGCCGGCGCTGGACGAGACGCGTCTTGCCACTCTGGGCAGCGGTCTTTCCTGGATGCGGGATTTCTGGAGCGAGGGCGGACTGTCTTCCGGCGAGGACGCCGAAGCCGCGCCGCGTTACGACGATTCTCTCAGCGCCTTCCTTTCTTCAAGGGGGGACATGTGCATTCCGAACTATTCCGAAGCCGTGCCGTGGGAGGAGGATTCCCGCTACATGGTGGAGGATTCCGGCTGCGGCACGCAGATGTTCCGCAGCGCCGTGCGCAGCGGCGACAACGCGGGGTCTCTCTTTCTCCGCTGGCTGGACAACAATGAGACCGACCAGGCCGTGAAGGCGGCATCGTCGGTGTATTCGCTCACAAAGATCATGCCCGGCCATCTGTTCAGCGTGGAGCGCGACAAGGAAAGCGGACAGGTCAGCCGCTTTTTCTACGACATCGACGAAGAGAGTCGTCTGGTGATCGAGAGGGCCGAGAACGGATTTTCGGCCCGCGTGGACGTGTTTGAATTCGACACGAAGCTCGTCAAGGTGAGCGGGGTCATCCGGTCCTCGCTGTTCGAGGCCATGGCCGACGCCGGGGAATCCGCCAATCTTGCCGTGCGTCTGGCCGACGTGTTCAGCCATCAGATCAACTTCGTGAACGAGGTGCAGGAAGGCGACACCTTCGAGCTTGTGGTGGAAAAGAAGTATCTCGGCGACGACTTCCGCCGTTACGGCGACATTGTGGCGGCCCGCTTCGTCAACGACGGGGAGACCTTTGAGGCGTTCCGCTTTGTGGACGAAAAAGGCCGCGCCCGCTACTACGCCGCGGACGGCAGCTCCCTGGAAACCGAATTTCTCAAGGCGCCTCTTAATTTCACCCGCGTGAGCTCCGGCTACACTATGCACCGCCGTCATCCCATCTTCGGCAAGGTCCGCCCGCATCAGGGCGTGGACTACGCCGCGCCCCGCGGCACGCCCGTGAAGGCGCTCGGCGCGGGCAAGGTGACGTTCAAGGGCTGGAAGGGCGGCTACGGCAACACGCTCGTCATCCGTCACAGCGGCGGCATCGAAACGCAGTACGCCCATCTTTCGCGCTTCGCCTCGTCGCTCAAGGTGGGGCAGAAGGTCGATCAGGGCGAAGTGGTGGCCTTTGTGGGCGCCACGGGCACGGCCACCGGCCCCCATCTGGATTTTCGCGTCATGAAGAACGGAAAGTTCGTGCATCCCGACAGTCTTTCCGGAGCGCGTTCCGAACCGGTGTCCAGGGCAAGCCGCAAAAGCTTCCTCCAGACCGTGGCGAGCGCCCGCTCACTGCTTGACAGCAACGCCGCCGTGGCGGAAAAGTAA